One segment of Nocardioides sp. QY071 DNA contains the following:
- a CDS encoding DUF1501 domain-containing protein: MTSSCCDEFAAMNGGLSGGLTRRGLFRGLAGTTAAVTTTATIGGAFMSTSYAAAPSAPAVLVVLSMRGAVDGMSLVVPHGDPVYYAARPRIAVPSSKLLAKDAFFGLHPGLAPLLPWWNAGSMAAVHATGLPAPNRSHFAAIEAVEDADPGSSERVGWLNRLIGRDTEDSPLQAVQFGDSVVPASLLGPEPAVAVDRVESMVLAGADRWDTHGRRPQSMSTMWADADGPLGVGARSAMKAIADFAPVRTSSAAPANGAVYPDGDLGESLASAARTIRGDVGAEVITIDTGSWDHHVDLGTLDWGQMQRMTKELAAALAAFLTDLGPLASKVTVVTLSEFGRRTKENANYGLDHGYGNVMLLLGAGVAGGYHGQWPGLVNDVDGDLLVTTDYRSVLSEVVVGRLGASSAQVFPGFQPESLGVMRAP, from the coding sequence ATGACTTCCTCGTGCTGCGACGAGTTCGCCGCCATGAACGGCGGATTGAGCGGTGGGTTGACCAGGCGTGGCCTGTTCCGCGGCCTGGCCGGTACGACCGCGGCGGTGACGACCACGGCCACGATCGGCGGAGCATTCATGTCGACGTCGTACGCCGCGGCGCCGAGCGCTCCCGCCGTGCTGGTCGTGCTCTCGATGCGGGGCGCGGTCGACGGGATGAGCCTGGTGGTCCCGCACGGGGACCCGGTCTACTACGCGGCGCGGCCGCGGATCGCCGTACCGTCCAGCAAGCTGCTCGCCAAGGACGCGTTCTTCGGCCTGCACCCCGGCCTCGCGCCGCTGCTGCCGTGGTGGAACGCCGGCTCCATGGCCGCCGTGCACGCGACCGGGCTCCCGGCGCCGAACCGCTCGCACTTCGCGGCCATCGAGGCCGTCGAGGACGCCGACCCGGGCTCGTCGGAGCGAGTCGGCTGGCTGAACCGGCTGATCGGCCGGGACACCGAGGACAGCCCGCTGCAGGCCGTGCAGTTCGGCGACTCCGTGGTGCCCGCGTCACTGCTGGGGCCCGAGCCCGCGGTGGCCGTCGACCGGGTCGAGTCGATGGTGCTGGCCGGCGCGGACCGCTGGGACACCCACGGCCGGCGCCCGCAGTCGATGAGCACCATGTGGGCCGACGCGGACGGGCCGCTCGGCGTCGGGGCCCGGTCGGCCATGAAGGCGATCGCCGACTTCGCGCCGGTCCGCACGTCCTCGGCGGCGCCGGCCAACGGCGCGGTCTACCCCGACGGCGACCTCGGCGAGAGCCTGGCGTCGGCGGCCCGCACCATCCGGGGCGACGTCGGGGCCGAGGTGATCACCATCGACACCGGGAGCTGGGACCACCACGTCGACCTGGGCACCTTGGACTGGGGCCAGATGCAGCGGATGACCAAGGAGCTGGCGGCCGCGCTCGCGGCGTTCCTCACCGACCTCGGGCCGCTGGCGTCGAAGGTGACCGTCGTGACGCTCTCGGAGTTCGGGCGTCGTACCAAGGAGAACGCGAACTACGGCCTCGACCACGGCTACGGGAACGTGATGCTCCTGCTCGGCGCCGGGGTCGCCGGCGGCTACCACGGCCAGTGGCCGGGCCTGGTCAACGACGTCGACGGCGACCTGCTGGTCACCACCGACTACCGCAGCGTGCTTTCCGAGGTGGTCGTCGGCCGGCTGGGCGCCTCGTCGGCGCAGGTCTTCCCCGGCTTCCAGCCGGAGAGCCTCGGCGTCATGCGGGCACCCTGA
- a CDS encoding rhodanese-like domain-containing protein produces the protein MIPQIEIDAVPDPLPEGLVVLDVREDDEWAAGHIDGAVHIPLMELPARLGEFVELEAPQTLVVCKGGGRSARAVAYLAQQGYDVVNLVDGMLGWERAGRAMAADGDEPPHVV, from the coding sequence ATGATCCCCCAGATCGAGATCGACGCCGTCCCGGACCCGCTGCCCGAGGGCCTGGTGGTGCTCGACGTCCGCGAGGACGACGAGTGGGCCGCCGGCCACATCGACGGCGCGGTGCACATCCCGCTCATGGAGCTGCCCGCCCGGCTCGGCGAGTTCGTCGAGCTCGAGGCACCGCAGACGCTCGTGGTCTGCAAGGGCGGCGGCCGCTCGGCCCGCGCCGTGGCCTACCTCGCGCAGCAGGGGTACGACGTGGTCAACCTCGTCGACGGCATGCTCGGCTGGGAGCGGGCCGGGCGGGCGATGGCAGCAGACGGCGACGAGCCGCCGCACGTCGTCTGA
- a CDS encoding M20 family metallopeptidase: protein MIDRWQQAAGHADWIIGHRRRLHEEPEVGLALPDTHAYVAAALAELGLSPEVHEAAGVTAVVRGREGGRTVVLRADMDALPVHEETGLPFASRRDGAMHACGHDLHMAMLLGAARCLVEEAPRRDTVLVFQPGEESDRGAVPTLARHAHLRLDDAETFAIHVHATWPAGTVFHRPGVFMAAGDWFRITFTGPGAHASQPHLAGNPIVAGADVVHGLRRAVAELATDEHLVATVTESLMGNTVNVIPAEGSLRGTLRTLSRERRAALVSVLRDLAERAAEDAGLAVSVEIVEGYPPVVNDATYDDRLVAALQHAPVEARPMAAPSMVIEDYAYFLERWPGSMVYLGAQVPGHDAFNHAADAMFDEGVLALGAGLHLLAADGL from the coding sequence GTGATCGATCGCTGGCAGCAGGCCGCCGGGCACGCCGACTGGATCATCGGCCACCGCCGCCGACTCCACGAGGAGCCCGAGGTCGGCCTCGCCCTCCCCGACACCCACGCGTACGTCGCCGCGGCCCTGGCCGAGCTGGGGCTGAGCCCGGAGGTGCACGAGGCGGCCGGGGTCACCGCCGTGGTGCGCGGCCGCGAGGGCGGCCGGACGGTGGTCCTGCGGGCCGACATGGACGCGCTGCCGGTCCACGAGGAGACGGGCCTGCCCTTCGCGTCCCGCCGTGACGGCGCGATGCACGCGTGCGGGCACGACCTGCACATGGCGATGCTGCTCGGCGCCGCCCGCTGCCTGGTCGAGGAGGCGCCCCGGCGCGACACCGTGCTCGTCTTCCAGCCGGGCGAGGAGAGCGACCGCGGCGCGGTGCCCACCCTCGCGCGGCACGCCCACCTCCGCCTCGACGACGCCGAGACCTTCGCGATCCACGTGCACGCGACCTGGCCTGCCGGCACGGTCTTCCACCGCCCCGGCGTGTTCATGGCTGCCGGCGACTGGTTCCGCATCACGTTCACGGGGCCGGGCGCGCATGCGAGCCAGCCCCACCTCGCCGGCAACCCGATCGTCGCCGGGGCCGACGTCGTCCACGGCCTGCGCCGCGCCGTCGCGGAGCTCGCGACGGACGAGCACCTCGTCGCCACGGTCACCGAGAGCCTGATGGGCAACACCGTCAACGTCATCCCCGCCGAGGGAAGCCTGCGCGGGACGCTGCGCACGCTGAGCAGGGAACGGCGCGCGGCCCTGGTCTCGGTGCTCCGCGACCTCGCCGAGCGGGCGGCCGAGGACGCCGGCCTCGCCGTGTCCGTCGAGATCGTCGAGGGCTACCCACCGGTGGTCAACGACGCGACATACGACGACCGGCTGGTCGCCGCGCTCCAGCACGCGCCGGTCGAGGCGCGGCCGATGGCCGCCCCCTCGATGGTGATCGAGGACTACGCCTACTTCCTCGAGCGGTGGCCGGGCTCGATGGTCTACCTCGGCGCGCAGGTCCCGGGCCACGACGCGTTCAACCACGCGGCCGACGCGATGTTCGACGAGGGCGTGCTGGCGCTCGGCGCCGGCCTCCACCTGCTGGCGGCCGACGGCTTGTAA
- a CDS encoding ribokinase: MSGGPLVCVVGSLNEDTTLRVPSLPRPGETVLATGSFRAPGGKGANQAAAAAVLGRSRGTSVAMVGAVGGDDAGERSVAALAACGVDVASVRRLGTVATGTAVVVVDDAGENHIVVDPGANGALAAEEVEKAVGDLRPAVVLAQLEVATACIEAAARAVPEARVILNPAPMPADPVAVRVLLDRVDVLVPNQAELGRLAGRPTPRTPEEVASCVATLAFAGDVVVTMGAHGAYVAPRDAAARHVAAQPVDAVDTSGAGDVFTGCLAVALAGGADLVEAVAEANRAAGRSTELAGARVPVDFAG; encoded by the coding sequence ATGAGCGGCGGCCCGCTCGTCTGCGTGGTCGGCTCGCTCAACGAGGACACGACCCTGCGCGTGCCGAGCCTGCCCCGGCCCGGAGAGACGGTGCTCGCCACCGGATCGTTCCGTGCTCCCGGCGGCAAGGGCGCGAACCAGGCCGCGGCGGCCGCGGTGCTCGGCCGCAGCCGAGGGACGTCGGTCGCGATGGTCGGCGCGGTCGGCGGCGACGACGCCGGCGAGCGCTCGGTCGCCGCGCTGGCTGCCTGCGGTGTCGACGTCGCGAGCGTACGACGGCTCGGCACCGTCGCCACGGGCACGGCCGTGGTCGTGGTCGACGACGCCGGAGAGAACCACATCGTCGTCGACCCGGGCGCCAACGGCGCCCTCGCCGCCGAGGAGGTCGAGAAGGCCGTCGGCGACCTGCGGCCCGCCGTGGTGCTCGCCCAGCTCGAGGTCGCCACGGCCTGCATCGAGGCGGCCGCCCGCGCGGTCCCCGAGGCGCGGGTGATCCTCAACCCCGCCCCGATGCCTGCCGACCCGGTCGCCGTACGTGTGCTCCTCGACCGCGTCGACGTCCTCGTGCCCAACCAGGCCGAGCTCGGCCGGCTGGCCGGTCGCCCCACCCCGCGCACGCCGGAGGAGGTGGCCTCGTGTGTGGCCACCCTGGCCTTCGCGGGCGACGTCGTGGTGACGATGGGAGCCCACGGCGCCTACGTCGCACCCCGCGACGCGGCCGCGCGCCACGTCGCCGCGCAGCCGGTCGACGCGGTCGACACGAGTGGCGCCGGCGACGTCTTCACCGGCTGCCTCGCCGTCGCCCTCGCGGGCGGCGCCGACCTCGTCGAGGCCGTCGCCGAGGCCAACCGGGCCGCGGGACGCAGCACCGAGCTCGCCGGCGCGCGAGTGCCGGTCGACTTCGCCGGCTGA
- a CDS encoding nucleoside hydrolase, which produces MAPDQPRPVSILLDCDPGHDDAVAILLALGSPQVRLLGISTCFGNCAVEDATRNAQRVLALAGRADVPVAVGAAGPLVGDVALGNYVHGVSGLDGPPLPEPAADPVAEDAVAFLRHRLLEAAEPVTLVVTGPMTNAGRLLRDHPEVADRIAEVVFMGGSTERGNHTPTAEFNTYADPEALDVVLRSGVPVRMVGLNLTHQALATPEVVERMRAIPTGIGRTCAAWMGFFGDSYHRLWEFDSPPVHDPCTIAALVDPEVIEWREAFVAVELDGTWTRGTTVVDLHRRYPDQPVNAQVAVRLDADRYWDLVIDALHRLGDAP; this is translated from the coding sequence ATGGCCCCGGACCAGCCCCGCCCGGTGTCGATCCTGCTCGACTGCGACCCCGGCCACGACGACGCCGTCGCGATCCTGCTGGCGCTCGGCTCGCCCCAGGTGCGCCTGCTCGGCATCTCGACCTGCTTCGGCAACTGTGCCGTGGAGGACGCCACCCGCAACGCGCAACGGGTCCTCGCTCTCGCCGGTCGGGCCGACGTACCCGTGGCCGTCGGGGCGGCCGGCCCGCTGGTCGGCGACGTCGCCCTCGGGAACTACGTCCACGGCGTGAGCGGCCTCGACGGCCCGCCGCTGCCGGAGCCCGCCGCGGACCCGGTCGCCGAGGACGCCGTGGCCTTCCTGCGCCACCGGCTGCTTGAGGCCGCGGAGCCGGTGACCCTCGTGGTGACCGGGCCGATGACCAACGCGGGCCGGCTGCTGCGCGATCACCCCGAGGTGGCCGACCGGATCGCCGAGGTGGTCTTCATGGGCGGCAGCACCGAGCGCGGCAACCACACGCCGACCGCGGAGTTCAACACCTACGCCGACCCGGAGGCACTCGACGTCGTGCTGCGCTCGGGCGTGCCCGTGCGGATGGTCGGGCTCAACCTCACCCACCAGGCGCTCGCCACCCCGGAGGTGGTGGAGCGGATGCGCGCGATCCCGACCGGGATCGGCCGCACCTGCGCGGCCTGGATGGGCTTCTTCGGCGACTCCTACCACCGGCTGTGGGAGTTCGACTCCCCGCCGGTCCACGACCCCTGCACCATCGCCGCCCTCGTCGATCCCGAGGTGATCGAGTGGCGGGAGGCCTTCGTCGCGGTCGAGCTGGACGGCACCTGGACGAGGGGCACGACGGTCGTCGACCTGCACCGCCGCTACCCCGACCAGCCCGTCAACGCCCAGGTGGCGGTCCGGCTCGACGCCGACCGCTACTGGGACCTGGTGATCGACGCGCTGCACCGGCTCGGGGACGCGCCATGA
- a CDS encoding glutamine amidotransferase has product MTRVLLAGESWISTATHVKGFDEFTSTTFHTGADAFIEAAAQQGITIEQMYAHDVPNRFPRDVAGLSAYDVVILSDIGYNSFVLPPETWLEGKRSGNPLHALVEWTRQGGGLMMAGGYLSFQGFQARANFARSPLADVLPVTMRESDDRVEAPEGAAVELVATGHPLAASWAPGAPELLGYNHVLAKEDAEVVATVGGDVLVATASVGEGRSLVWTSDIGPHWCPEEFLAWDGFPAVVGGMITWLAGGA; this is encoded by the coding sequence ATGACCCGTGTACTGCTCGCAGGCGAGAGCTGGATCTCGACCGCCACTCACGTGAAGGGCTTCGACGAGTTCACCAGCACGACCTTCCACACCGGGGCGGACGCGTTCATCGAGGCGGCCGCCCAGCAGGGCATCACGATCGAGCAGATGTACGCCCACGACGTGCCGAACCGGTTCCCGCGCGACGTCGCCGGGCTCTCGGCGTACGACGTCGTCATCCTCTCCGACATCGGCTACAACTCCTTCGTGCTCCCGCCCGAGACCTGGCTGGAGGGCAAGCGCAGCGGCAACCCGCTGCACGCGCTGGTCGAGTGGACCCGCCAGGGGGGCGGGCTGATGATGGCCGGCGGCTACCTCAGCTTCCAGGGCTTCCAGGCACGGGCGAACTTCGCGCGCAGCCCGCTGGCCGACGTCCTGCCGGTGACCATGCGGGAGTCCGACGACCGGGTCGAGGCGCCGGAGGGGGCCGCCGTCGAGCTGGTCGCGACCGGCCACCCGCTCGCCGCGTCCTGGGCGCCGGGCGCTCCCGAGCTGTTGGGCTACAACCACGTCCTCGCCAAGGAGGACGCCGAGGTCGTCGCGACCGTCGGTGGCGACGTCCTGGTCGCGACGGCGAGCGTGGGCGAGGGCCGCTCGCTGGTCTGGACCTCCGACATCGGCCCGCACTGGTGCCCCGAGGAGTTCCTGGCCTGGGACGGCTTCCCCGCCGTGGTCGGCGGCATGATCACCTGGCTGGCGGGCGGCGCCTGA
- a CDS encoding phosphotriesterase-related protein — MSEVMTVRGPVPVTELGVVLTHEHLLNDVSSWWQRSTLPGIDPDAYADAPVTEDLGWELRQDPFGNRDNCRLDDVEVCVAEVARFAALGGGTILDATGLGLGRDLARLREVSERTGVHVVAGTGYYLDAAQPADVHGLAPEAIAERILADLEEGEDGIRPGFIGEIGVGADFTPAEQASLRGAFLAQRASGLPVQVHLPGWFRRGRDVLDLADELQVDPARVVLCHMGPSGDDLDYQVELLRRGAWVQYDMVGMEVFYADQGVQCPSDEQNAAWIARLVDLGHGERLLLSQDVFLKSLLRCHGGPGYAHIPQFFVPRLRRHGLTETDIETLLVDNPRRLLTR, encoded by the coding sequence ATGAGCGAGGTGATGACCGTCCGTGGCCCGGTGCCGGTCACGGAGCTGGGGGTCGTGCTCACCCACGAGCACCTGCTCAACGACGTGTCCTCGTGGTGGCAGCGCTCGACGCTCCCGGGCATCGACCCCGACGCGTACGCCGACGCGCCCGTCACCGAGGACCTCGGCTGGGAGCTGCGGCAGGACCCGTTCGGCAACCGCGACAACTGCCGGCTCGACGACGTGGAGGTCTGCGTCGCGGAGGTGGCGCGATTCGCCGCCCTCGGGGGCGGGACGATCCTCGACGCCACGGGCCTCGGTCTCGGCCGTGACCTCGCGCGACTGCGGGAGGTGAGCGAGCGCACCGGCGTGCACGTGGTCGCCGGCACCGGCTACTACCTCGACGCCGCCCAACCGGCGGACGTGCACGGCCTCGCGCCGGAAGCCATCGCCGAGCGGATCCTGGCCGACCTCGAGGAGGGCGAGGACGGCATCCGTCCCGGCTTCATCGGGGAGATCGGCGTCGGGGCCGACTTCACGCCGGCCGAGCAGGCCAGTCTGCGGGGCGCGTTCCTGGCGCAGCGGGCCTCGGGCCTGCCGGTCCAGGTGCACCTGCCCGGCTGGTTCCGGCGCGGTCGCGACGTGCTCGACCTCGCCGACGAGCTCCAGGTCGATCCTGCCCGCGTGGTGCTGTGCCACATGGGCCCCTCCGGTGACGACCTCGACTACCAGGTCGAGCTGCTCCGGCGGGGCGCGTGGGTGCAGTACGACATGGTCGGCATGGAGGTGTTCTACGCCGACCAGGGCGTGCAGTGCCCGTCCGACGAGCAGAACGCCGCCTGGATCGCGCGGCTGGTCGACCTCGGCCACGGCGAGCGGCTGCTCCTCAGCCAGGACGTCTTCCTCAAGTCGCTCCTGCGGTGCCACGGCGGCCCCGGCTACGCCCACATCCCCCAGTTCTTCGTGCCCCGCCTACGCCGGCACGGCCTGACCGAAACCGACATCGAGACGCTGCTGGTCGACAACCCGCGGCGCCTCCTCACCCGATAG
- a CDS encoding ABC transporter permease — protein sequence MSATTTSVPDRDARRDSRRDFVAKNFGVISISVVFVVLFAYFSLASDAFLTTTNLVNVLRQVAPTVIVAVGMTFVITTGQIDLSVGSIVGLSAAALGLFAESGNPVVALVGTLAIALAIGLASGMITAFGKVQSFIVTLAALTAVRGVALLITDGYSTPITSDFLLPLGQGSLAGIYTPTWIAVIAVIAGWYVFNHTRFGRYVTAVGSNDESLRRAGVDIRRIQVTVLGLTGVLAGLAGVITAARLGSGSSNSGTAFELEVITAVVLGGTSLMGGRGSIIGSAVGALTLGIINNGLVLSKVDVYWVPITQGLILIVAIFLNSKLFGRIVGTRG from the coding sequence ATGAGTGCCACCACCACGTCCGTCCCGGACCGCGACGCCCGGCGCGACAGCCGCCGCGACTTCGTCGCCAAGAACTTCGGCGTCATCTCGATCAGCGTCGTCTTCGTCGTGCTGTTCGCCTACTTCAGCCTGGCCTCCGACGCCTTCCTCACCACCACGAACCTGGTCAACGTGCTGCGCCAGGTCGCGCCGACCGTGATCGTCGCGGTGGGCATGACCTTCGTCATCACCACCGGCCAGATCGACCTGTCGGTGGGCTCGATCGTCGGTCTCTCGGCGGCCGCCCTCGGCCTGTTCGCCGAGAGCGGCAACCCCGTCGTCGCGCTGGTCGGCACGCTCGCGATCGCGTTGGCGATCGGGTTGGCCAGCGGGATGATCACGGCGTTCGGCAAGGTGCAGTCGTTCATCGTGACGCTCGCCGCGTTGACGGCGGTCCGCGGGGTCGCGCTGCTGATCACCGACGGCTACAGCACCCCGATCACCTCCGACTTCCTGCTCCCGCTGGGCCAGGGCTCGCTGGCCGGCATCTACACGCCGACCTGGATCGCGGTGATCGCGGTCATCGCGGGGTGGTACGTCTTCAACCACACCCGCTTCGGGCGCTACGTCACGGCGGTCGGCTCCAACGACGAGTCGCTGCGCCGGGCGGGCGTCGACATCCGGCGGATCCAGGTCACGGTGCTCGGACTCACCGGCGTCCTCGCCGGCCTGGCCGGCGTGATCACCGCGGCGCGGCTGGGCAGTGGGTCGTCGAACTCCGGCACCGCCTTCGAGCTCGAGGTGATCACGGCGGTCGTGCTCGGTGGCACCAGCCTGATGGGTGGGCGCGGCTCGATCATCGGCTCGGCCGTCGGCGCCCTGACCCTGGGCATCATCAACAACGGCCTGGTGCTGTCCAAGGTCGACGTCTACTGGGTGCCGATCACCCAGGGACTGATCCTGATCGTCGCGATCTTCCTCAACAGCAAGCTCTTCGGCAGGATCGTCGGGACTCGCGGATGA
- a CDS encoding ATP-binding cassette domain-containing protein, whose protein sequence is MTAELDGGTAGAVPRVEMQGITKSYGALKVLRGVDLRVGRGEVVGLVGDNGAGKSTLMKMLAGAVVPDKGRILVDGEELTGTGPRAARAHGIEMVYQDLALCNDVDVAGNLFLGREPYHRLTRRLDHERMHREAAEDLAKLHIRISDTRQLVANMSGGQRQAIAIARAVAFEPRVLVLDEPTAALAAREVEMTLQLIRDVSERGVSVILITHRLQDLFEVADRFVVLHEGVNHRELDPAETDLTGLVTAMMGK, encoded by the coding sequence ATGACCGCGGAGCTGGACGGGGGCACGGCGGGTGCCGTGCCCCGCGTGGAGATGCAGGGCATCACCAAGAGCTACGGAGCGCTCAAGGTGCTGCGCGGGGTCGACCTGAGGGTCGGGCGTGGCGAGGTCGTGGGCCTCGTCGGCGACAACGGCGCGGGCAAGTCGACCCTGATGAAGATGCTGGCCGGCGCCGTCGTGCCCGACAAGGGCAGGATCCTCGTCGACGGCGAGGAGCTGACCGGCACCGGACCCCGGGCGGCGCGGGCGCACGGCATCGAGATGGTCTACCAGGACCTCGCCCTGTGCAACGACGTCGACGTCGCCGGCAACCTGTTCCTCGGCCGCGAGCCCTACCATCGGCTCACCCGCAGGCTCGACCACGAGCGGATGCACCGCGAGGCGGCCGAGGACCTGGCCAAGCTGCACATCCGGATCTCCGACACCCGTCAGCTGGTCGCCAACATGTCCGGCGGTCAGCGGCAGGCGATCGCGATCGCCCGTGCCGTCGCGTTCGAGCCCCGGGTGCTCGTCCTCGACGAGCCGACCGCGGCGCTCGCCGCCCGCGAGGTGGAGATGACCCTGCAGCTGATCCGCGACGTCTCGGAGCGTGGGGTCAGCGTCATCCTGATCACCCACCGGCTGCAGGACCTCTTCGAGGTCGCCGACCGGTTCGTCGTCCTGCACGAGGGCGTCAACCACCGGGAGCTCGACCCGGCCGAGACCGACCTGACCGGACTGGTCACCGCGATGATGGGGAAGTAG
- a CDS encoding substrate-binding domain-containing protein, giving the protein MARMNRTIVAATGAAALVLAGCSTGNDGDDKAGSGGSGSGECVIGMTQINQTAAFFTQMNEGAEEAAKKAGCELTIANANNDPAKQNSDIENFVTQQVTGLIVVAIDVNGVLPAVKAAKQAGVRVVAIDAELEKGAADTFVGVDNDAAGAEAGTWVVDNGLAKGKYGVVDARNSFIQNQREDSFRKVIDAAGATHAQSVNGDNVQEKAATAAQNLVTAEPDLDFVYTTGEPATVGAVAALDPAGTTKIIGWDLTAEVIAGIDSGLVTAVVQQDPRQEGVEAVDELKAVIGGAEPKGFIDVPITIVTKDNVDDFRSIFE; this is encoded by the coding sequence ATGGCCAGGATGAATCGGACCATCGTCGCGGCGACCGGCGCCGCGGCCCTGGTGCTCGCCGGATGCAGCACCGGCAACGACGGTGACGACAAGGCCGGGTCCGGCGGGTCGGGCAGCGGCGAGTGCGTCATCGGCATGACCCAGATCAACCAGACCGCCGCCTTCTTCACCCAGATGAACGAGGGCGCCGAGGAGGCGGCGAAGAAGGCCGGCTGCGAGCTCACCATCGCCAACGCCAACAACGACCCGGCCAAGCAGAACTCCGACATCGAGAACTTCGTGACCCAGCAGGTGACCGGCCTGATCGTCGTCGCCATCGACGTCAACGGCGTGCTGCCGGCCGTGAAGGCCGCGAAGCAGGCGGGTGTCCGGGTGGTCGCCATCGACGCCGAGCTCGAGAAGGGCGCCGCGGACACCTTCGTGGGCGTCGACAACGACGCGGCCGGCGCCGAGGCCGGCACCTGGGTCGTCGACAACGGCCTGGCCAAGGGCAAGTACGGCGTCGTCGACGCTCGCAACTCCTTCATCCAGAACCAGCGGGAGGACAGCTTCCGCAAGGTCATCGACGCCGCCGGCGCCACGCACGCGCAGAGCGTCAACGGCGACAACGTCCAGGAGAAGGCCGCCACGGCGGCGCAGAACCTGGTGACCGCGGAGCCCGACCTGGACTTCGTCTACACCACCGGTGAGCCGGCGACGGTGGGCGCCGTCGCCGCCCTCGACCCGGCCGGCACGACGAAGATCATCGGCTGGGACCTCACGGCCGAGGTGATCGCCGGCATCGACTCCGGCCTGGTCACCGCCGTGGTCCAGCAGGACCCGCGCCAGGAGGGCGTCGAGGCCGTCGATGAGCTGAAGGCCGTCATCGGAGGTGCGGAGCCGAAGGGCTTCATCGACGTCCCGATCACCATCGTGACCAAGGACAACGTCGACGACTTCCGGTCCATCTTCGAATGA